The Carassius auratus strain Wakin chromosome 34, ASM336829v1, whole genome shotgun sequence genomic sequence TCTATAAATTTACGTAGTTAAACTGTTAAATACTgtacttaaatgtaaatatttggtcATAAAAGACTAAATGGTTCACAATCACTgctataaaaatattacacagtCTCTAAAACAGAGGCCATTTCCTTGAACTGCCTGTAGAAGTTCTGAGGGACAAAATAACAGAAAGAGAATGGTTAATTGCAGCTGTTCAGACACTTCAGACAGTTGAATTAAATTAGTAAAATGCATACTTTACTTCCATACCTGAAACTGCTGAACTGTCATTTCAAAAGATTTATATGACATCTCCCCTGATGTGTCTGCGATTTTCATCAGAACAGAGATGAACGGGGAGTTGAGGGATCGACATGTATCTGAGCTCACTGCCATTCCCAGCTTCCACTGGATATCTACAAGCTAAGAGTGAAGAAGCTTTATATCAACAACCTGACAGAGAACAGTGGCTGACACATGTTTATACTGTAAAcaagaatcatgtgacacacCTGTCCGATACTAGCCATTGTCAGGTCCTCCTGATGTGCATGTAGAAGAGCAGCATGCTCAGTCCAGAGCTGGTGCACCAACTGTAGGGTTGGTTTGGACCAATTACTGCTGCATTCAGTCAATTTACTGACCAATACATCCCCACTGAGATTGCTCTTTGCAGCTAAcctgtttaaataaacatttatcataaATTCAAACACAACAGACACACTTCAAACAAGACAAATTGACACATCTATGCAATGGGTGTTTTAAATAAGCCTTTTTAATTCACAAACATTTGCATCAATGACATTTCGTCCTCAGAAAGATAATACTGTACCTAAAATAGTATGACAGCAGTCTTATAATATCTTGAACAGTTTTCTGATCAAGGCTTATCCCAGCTCTTTGAAATCTCTGTGTTAGGAAAATATAAGCAttgcaaagacataaaaacagGTACATGCATGcttaatttacagtatatttacagGGATTTCATTTGGTTAACATACAT encodes the following:
- the LOC113053748 gene encoding COMM domain-containing protein 6-like, whose translation is MLGLDLSTGVDGVVEKLEKLPKDLFAETLQSILVHLRDQNGAVDLIESCDRFQRAGISLDQKTVQDIIRLLSYYFRLAAKSNLSGDVLVSKLTECSSNWSKPTLQLVHQLWTEHAALLHAHQEDLTMASIGQLVDIQWKLGMAVSSDTCRSLNSPFISVLMKIADTSGEMSYKSFEMTVQQFQNFYRQFKEMASVLETV